The DNA region CTACGGGAAACGAGGTGGACAAGCAACCCCATTTTGTTCCGGCGAGATTCCGAGCTTTGCCTACGCCGGCCCCTGTCATTCCGAGCGGTTCCCCGGAGTTCTCCCTGCCCGCGCGGCTTTTTGCAACCTTGGCTTGGATCGGATTTTCCTCCGTGCTCCCGGCCAGAGCCCAGTCCGATCCTACGCTCGCCACGACGAGCGCCGCCGTCCCGGGCACGGCCGAGCTCCAAAAGGCGCTCGAAGAGGGCGGGATCGCCGTCCAAACCGTGCGTCCGGGCATCCGGCTCGCCGGATATCTGGACAGCTCCTTCGTCGACAACTTCATTCCCCCCAATGCTCGAATTCCGACCCGGATGGCCGACGACGGGATCGCCGGCGGGGGATTCAACTTCAACGCCGTGCGGCTGCTCCTCGAAAGGCCGCTGGATGATCAGAACCGATGGGAAATGGGATTCCGTGTGGATCTTTTCGCCGGCCAGGATGCGGCCTCCATGGGAGGACCGGACAACCTGGCCGGACTGGGAGTCCCCACGGAGGCGGGGAACGCGCGGAACACTTCGAGCTTCCTGCTGGCCGAAGCCTATATCCTCCTTCGCATTCCCGTCGGGAACGCCATCGACCTGAAGATCGGGAAGTTCGTTCCTCCCTTGGGATTCGAAGTGATGGAGCGCCCCGCCAACCTCAATTTCACCTATGGCAACCTGTACAGCAACCTGATCCCGGAGATGGTCACCGGAACGGAGGCGGTCTATCGACCGGTCGATTGGGTAGAGACCACGCTCGGAGTGCTCGATGGATCGTTCAACGCTGCGCGAGCAGGATTCCCCTTCTTCGGGGAAAGCACGAATAGCCTCGGCAGCGCAGAGGCCTATCTTTTTCTAGCCTCCGCAGCCTTCGACGCTCCCGCGCGCAACGCCCGGCTGGTGGCCAGCGCCCTCTATGGGCCCGACGGCGCCGACCCTCCCGGATTCGGATTGGCTCCGTCCATTCCGGGGAGCGGGGTTTTCGTCCAAAGCCCCCTGAACCGCGCGGCGCCGTTTTTCTTAGGCGATATCTGGGGGGAGTGGATTCCCAAAGCCGCGCGCGACCGCATCCTGCTCGCTTGGGAAGCCACGGGCGGCTTCTACGAAGGCGTTGCCGCTCCCGGGGCCGACTCGCTCCAGGCTTCCCATTGGCTCGGAGCCAGCCTCTGGGCTCGATACCAGATAAGCAGCTTCGTCAGCTTCGCCCTCCGGACCGACTGGATTCATGCGAGCGCCAACGAGATCCTCCCGGAGCACATCGGACCGGAAGACATCTGGAGCGTGACGGGGACCGTCGGCTTCGACATTTGGGAGAACCTGATGGTGCGAACCGAGTTCCGGATGGATTGGGGTGCGGCGATCTACGGCACCCCGATTTTCCCGACCGGAACCCTCCTCTTCCCCCTTTCGAGCGGTCCTGCGTTCCTTTGGGCGGTGGAAACCGTCTACTCGTTTTGATCGGCGGGGCCGGCGCGACCCGCCGACCGCTAGCCCGTCGAGCCAGTTGGCGACAATCGGCGCTCCGATCACAAGGCCGACGCCCTCCACGGACCGCCCGGTCACCTTCGCGAAGCAGAGACCGACCAGCTTTCCTTCAAGATCGACAACGGGCGCTCCGCTATCTCCTTCGTTCACGGGAGCATCCACCTGGAGCAAGGGGAACGCAAGCCCCCGGTCTATCCCGATGCCGCGCGGCCGCGCGCTCAGCACGCCCCGAGAGACCGTATTCCCGTAACCTATGCCCGAGCCGATGACGAGGACCGTCATGCCCAAGAGCCCTTCGGATAGACGGGAGTAGGGAAAAACTCCCGGAAGGGTTCCGGGCTCGACCCGCAAAAGCGCGAGATCGGTTTTCCTGTCGGCACGGATCAAGTGCGCGAGCCGCACACGCCCGTCAAAGAAAGTCACGAGCAGATCCCTCCGCGCCACGCTCTTGCCCAGCACATGGGCGCAGGTCACCACCTCTCCTCTTTTCGACACGACGAGCCCTGTTCCGATCGCCTCGATTTTCCGAGTCGACCCGAAAGGCCCCCAGCTTCTCTTTTCGACCGAGATGGAAACCACGGCCGGCAGCGTGCGGCGAACCACTTCCACCACAGCGCGGTCGTACGCCGACAAGGCTCCTGCCGGCTCGGGCCGTGCGACCGCGGCGAAGGCTCCCACCATGAGGGAAGTCCCGGCCGACAGCGATCCGTGCCACCAGCCAGACACCCGCCGTCGACCACGTAAGATAAGCGCCATGAAGCTACTCTGACGGAAGGCGGCCCGGATGACAATGCGACATCCCGAGGAGGTCGGCGGGAGCGCGTCGGCCAGGGTTCTTGCCTTGCCGGTCTCCGCCGGCCTTCCCATGGTCTTTCCCACCTAACAGCCTGTCGGACTTTCCGTTTCCCGCTGGAATATCTGGTAAAAGAGGGCATGGCTGAGCGGATTGCGACGGTGGATCGGCGCCGATGCTTTTGCCCGGGGACCTGCGGGATTGGGTGGACGAGGACGAATTAGTGCATTCTTTCGAGTGAACGCGAGCCGGACGGGGGACGCGCAGTATCGCCGTCGATGATGCTCTCGCTTTTGATTTACTGCTATCCCAACGGAATCTTTCCGAGTCGGAGGGTCGAGGCGGCGGCCGCGGCGAGATGTGGCGGTGCGTGATCTTTGTGCGAACACCCATCCGGATCGCGAGGCGATCTGCCGGTTTCGGCGGGAGAATCTTGGAAAAAGAGGAGGAAGCGGACCGGAGAGAGGAAGCGACGAAGCGGATCCGGGCAAGCTCTCCGCGGAGATCGGTCGGCGGCAGCGACTCCAGGCAAAAGCGGGAGGAAGCGCAACGCGGCCTGGAGGAAGGGGCCAAGGAGCGAGCGGAGCGGGAGCGTGCGGATTCCGAGCGGAAGGAAAAAGAACGGGCAGCCCGTAAGGGGACTGCCAAAGGGCGGCATATCCACCCTCCGGAGGAGAATCCTGGGGCGGAGGAACAAAGCAACCTGACCGAGCCCTTGAGCCGGCAGATGCGCAAGAGCGGGAAGCGAAGCCTTCGCACGGAGCTATTAATGCGCAAGCGGCCGTAGATGCGGAAGGGAGTGCCTTGGTGCTTTCTTTCGGCTCGGGTGAGTGTGTGCGCCAACGAAACCGGCGAGTGGGAAGTCGGCGTGCGGGCCATTCCTACGGCAGCCGGTCGGGTCCGTGCGCTGCTGGCCGACACGGGGTATCCCCATGGCGAAGAGGTCGAGGCTCTACAGGCGGAGGCAATTGAAATGAACTCTCCGATGAGGGCCGAAGCTCGGGAATGCCGCCGGCGATACGAGTTCCGGCCCGCCGATCGTCGACGGGAGAAGCCCGTGGCGTATACCGCCCCGTGGAGACGCAAGAGGATCGAGAAGCTCGCCAGTCCGGAATGGCCGCCGCCTCTATGCTCGAAGCAAGCAGATGGTCGAACCGGTCTTCGGCATCATCAAATCGGTGATGGGCTTCCGGGCCTTTCGGCTCCGCGGGCAAGCCAAAGTCCAGGGCGAATGGTCCTTGGTCTGCTTGGCGTACAACTTCCAGCGCCTTGGGAAGCTTGGGGGAGCCCGCAACTCCGGTTCTCTTCCGATTGGATCCCTATGGTCGCTCTCCGCCGGAAGAACGGCCGTCGCAGTATCCTGGTTTTTATGGTTCCCGGGACAGTCAGTCCCCATGCCGCATCGGACTGCCGCCGCATCGCGGCAAATTCTCGCACCAAGGTCGACAGGCTGCTAGGATGAGCCGGCGGAGAGCAGGCAGTCTCCAGAGGGAGGAGATCCGATGGAATATACGTCGCTGCCCGGGCTGGAAGAGCAGGTTTCCCGAATCGGACTAGGCACCTGGGTCATGGGCGGATGGATGTGGGGCGGTGCGGAAGAAGCGGACGCCGTGGCCGCGATCGAGACGGCGGTCGACGCCGGCATCTGCTTGGTCGATACCGCTCCGGTCTACGGATTCGGGCGAGCGGAGGAGATCGTCGGGAAGGCAGTCCGGAATATCGGTCGGGACAAGATCGTGCTGGCCACCAAAGGCGGCCTCGAATGGAATGCGCGGGAAGAGATACGGCGCAACTCGAGTCCGGAACGGCTGAGGCGGGAGGTCGACGAGAGCCTGCGCAGGCTGAGAGTCGATTGGATCGATCTCTATCAGATTCACTGGCCCGATGCGCGGGTACCGATCGAGAAGACGGCCGAGACCCTCCTCGATTTGCAAGCCCGTGGCAAGATTCGCGCGCTCGGCGTAAGCAACTATTCTCCGGAACAGATGGAGGCTTGGCGCAAGGTCGCCCCGCTTCATACCGATCAACCCCCTTACAACCTCTTCGAGCGCGGGATCGAGAAGGATGTCCTTCCCTACTGCCGCGCACACGGCATCGGCGTCATCGCCTACGGCGTCCTCTGCCGGGGGCTTCTCACTGGCAAGTTCACCGCCCGGCACACCTTCCCGCCGGGAGATCTTCGCCGGATCGATCCCAAATTTCAGGGCAAAACCTTCGGGTGTTACCTAGCTGCAGCGGCCGATCTGCGTAAGCTGGCCGAGGCCCGCGGCTTCACTCTGGCGCAGCTCGCCGCCCGATGGGCGCTCCAGCAACCGGGGATCTCGGTCGTCCTGTGGGGAGCACGCAAACCATCACAGATCCAGGAGGCCGCGGCATTGCCGTCCTCCCTTCTTTCGGACCGCGATTTGGCCGAAATCGACCGGATCCTCGCACAGCACGTTCCGGAGCCGATCGGCCCGGAATTCATGGCACCCCCGCTCTAGCCCGCATTCTCACTACCCTGCACGTCTCACCAATAGCGGGCATAGCGGAACGCAAATGAGGAGAAGCTCTACTCTGCGCGCAGCGACAGGGAGAAAATCAGATCCAGGAAGAGCGCTATCTCTTTGCCAACCGGCTCTCGACCGCGCAAATGGCCGGCAACCAACTTCGGCTCTCCTTCTCGGCTCTGGCATACTCGCTGGTGGAAGCGCTGCGACGGCTGGGTCTGCGAGGAACGGACTGGGCCCAGGCCCAGGTCGACATCCTCCGGCTCCAGCTCCTTAAGATCGGCACGCTGGTCCGAGTCCGCGTCCGCCGCGTCTTCCTCTCGCTGAGCAGCGCCTATCCTATCCTGGGAAGAGCCTCTTGACCCACGCCTTCCGAGTGCTGCCTTGCTGCGCATCTGGCAAAACCCCAGTTCTGTTCCTTCGGCAAGAGCCTACGATCGGGCGGAGCCGTTGCTCCACAACGGGCTTTTTCCCCTTTGCAGCCTTCGGATTCAGGCAAATCGAAGGAGAATTTTGCTCGATACCGCCTCACGAGAAACGCTCCGCGCGGCTAAAACTGCTCGCAAGCGACTCGACCAGCACCCTTCTCACGCGAAAGCCCGTACTGGTGGGATATGGCGGCTAGCGTTCCGCCCCGGCATGGTTCCTGCTATACTGAAGGGCGGCCATGCCTTCCTCCTTCCCGGCCCCCGCCGGTGTCGGCGATCGCCAAAAGAACTGCTTGCCCGGCATGGATTACGGGCTTGACGCCGATTTCGACGAGATGGTCGACGCGACGGGCCGGCCCCGGCCCCCCTACCGAGGTCTCTGGGAGCTTCTGGAAACCTTGGGGCCGGAAATATGGGAAGAACGGCAACGAGCGGCTGGCGAAGAGTTCCGCCGCCGCGGAGTCACCTTCGCGGTCGGCTCCGGAAGCGAAGAACGCATCTTTCCCTTCGACCTTCTGCCTCGCATTCTCTCAGCTTCGGAATGGCTCCGCTTGGAGAGGGGACTCATCCAGCGGGTGACCGCGCTCAACTGCTTTCTGCAGGATATCTACGGTCAGGCCCGGATCCTGCACGATCGAATCATCCCCGCCGACCTCGTCCTGGGATCGTCCCAATTCCGGAAGGAAATGGTCGGGGTCGCGATGCCCCACGGGATCTATGTGATGGTTGCCGGGCCGGATCTGCTTCGACTGCGGGACGGCTTCGTCGTCTTGGAAGACAACTTGCGGGTTCCAAGCGGGGCTTCCTACATGCTCATCAACCGTCGCGTCCTGCGCCGGGTCCTTCCCTCCCTCTTTGAATCCGCCCCTGTCGCCTCGATCGAATCCTATCCCGCCCTTTTGCGGCAGGCTCTCCAATCCCTCCGCCCCGAGGGGGCTCGGGATAAGCTCGCGGTCCTCCTGACACCCGGAATCCATAATCCGGCCTACTTCGAGCACACTTTCCTCGCTCAGGAGATGGGCATTGCGCTGGCAGAAGGGAAGGATCTGGCCGTGATCGAGGGAAACGTGCAGCTTCGGACTGCTTCTGGCTGGAAGGGAGTGGGCTCCATCTACCGGCGGCTCAACGACGACTTTCTCGATCCGCTCGCCTTCCGGCCGGAGTCTCTTCTGGGGGTACCGGGGCTCTTCGCGGCTTTCCGGGCGGGACGGGTGAACATCCTCAATGCGATCGGAGCCGGGGTCGCCGACGACAAGGCGATCTACCCGTTCGTCCCATTAATGATCCGGTACTACCTCGCAGAAGACCCGGTCCTTCCGAACGTGGAGACCTTTCTTTGTGAACGGACGGCGGAGCGAAACCACGTCCTGGCGAATTTGGAGAAGCTCGTCGTCAAGGAAGTCTCCCAAGCCGGAGGATACGGCATGCTCTTCGGACCGGCGAGCAGCATCCAGGAGCGCGCCGCCTTTCGAGAAAGAATCCTCGCCGAACCTCGGAACTACATCGCCCAACCCGTGCTCTCCTTCTCGCACCTCCCTTGCTGGATCGACGGACGCTTCCAGCCCCGCCGAGTCGACCTGCGCCCATTCGTTCTCCTCGCTCCCGATCCCGTGGTAGTTCCGGGAGGGCTCACCCGCGTCGCCCTGGCGAAAGGGTCCTTTATCGTGAACTCCTGCCAAGGAGGAGGAAGCAAGGACACTTGGATATCGGGGGTCGGCACAAAAGCCGGAGGGGCGGAGAACGCGGCAGAGCCATGATCTTCCGAAAAGCGGCCTACTTCTATTGGCTCTCCCGCTACCTGACCCGGGCGCTCGACACAATCCGGCTCGTAGAGGCCTATTGGCCGCTTTGCTGGGACCGAGAAAATGGCAGGGGAGAGGATGCGCTGATCCGGCTGCGCCAAGCGTTGCGCATGTCTCTCCCCAGTCCGAACTCCGGCACGGCGGGCCAGCTATTCTGGTTTCTCGACGCTGAGGAAAATCCGCTCTCGGTCCGAAGTTCCCTTGGAGCCGCCCGATTCAACGCGCGCCTCCTGCGGGAGGAGCTTCCGGAGGAGGCATGGGAGCTGTTAAGCGAGCTCCCCGCCGATCCGCCGGGCTCTCCGGATCCCGATCTTCCCGTGGCCTTCCCCCGGACTCCTTCCCTCCCCTGGGTGCGAGGGATCGCCGCGTTCTATGAAATCGCCCGGACCGCACTGGCGCAAGGAGCGGCATCGGATTTCCTTGCGCTCGGGCAGGCGATCGAAGGGATGGGGAACCTCGCGGCGGCGTTGCATGCGCTGGTGCAGGATGCATCGGCGGGCGAGGCTCCACCCCCGGAGGAACAAGCGGCGGTGCTCCGCGGCTTCTGCTCCCTCCACGCTTACCGTTCGATGCACGGCCCCTTCTACGAAGGAGAATCCGTCTGCCGCAGCCTTCTCGGCAGCCGGCGGCTTCCACGCAGCTTCGCCGCACTGCTGCACGCGGCCGCTTCCGCCCTCGAGCGGCTCGAGAAGCAGAGCGTCTATGCGCTTTCGCCCGCATGCGACGCAGCCTTCGCCCTCGGCGCAGTGCTCGCTTCCCTGGAAAAGACTCCCAAGGAGCGCCTGAGCTCTCTCTTGGTAGAGCTTCCCATCGGTTGCAACCGGCTCCACCAGCGGGTCGAGCAGGCGCTCGGTCAGCCCGGCGGAAATGCAGGTTAACCTTTTGCGGCCTGGTCTTTTCTCCATTATAAGAGGTGAAGAACGCCCGCATGTTTTCTCCATCCCGCATCCGCAATTTTTGCATCATCGCCCATGTGGACCACGGCAAGACGACCCTCTCCGACCGGTTGCTCCAGGCTACCGGCACGATCCCCGAGCGGCAGATGCAGGACCAGCTCCTCGATTCGATGGATCTGGAGCGAGAACGGGGGATCACGATCAAGGCGCACCCGGTGACAATGCGTTACGAGGCCGCAGACGGGGAAACCTATCAGCTCAACCTGATCGACACGCCCGGCCACGTCGATTTTTCCTACGAGGTCTCCCGAAGTCTTTCGGCCTGCGAAGGAGCTCTGCTCGTGATCGACGCGGCCCAAGGAGTCCAGGCGCAGACCGTCGCGAACGTGCAGCTGGCCGCGCGGCAGAACCTCCATTTGATCCCGGTCATTAACAAGATCGACCTGCCCACCGCCAATCCGGCCTCGGTGAAGCGGCAGCTCGAAGAGGTTCTCGCTATTCCCGGAGAAGAAGCGATCCTGGCGAGCGCCAAGGCCGGGATCGGCATAACGGAAATCTTGGAAGCGGTGATCCGCCGGATCCCCCCGCCGGAGCCCTTCCCCGACGGGATCGTCCGCGCCCTGGTCTTCGATTCGGTCTTCGATCCGTATCGAGGGGTGGTGCTCTACGTCCGCGTCCGGTCGGGCGAGCTCTCCCGGGGTCAGAAAATCCTGCTAATGGCGACGGAAAGCGTTTACGAAATCAAGGAAGTGGGGATCTTTAGCCCCAAGATGACCGCGCAAGCCCGCCTGGAGGCGGGAGCGACCGGGTATGTGATCGCCAACATGAAGAGCCCGCTTGAGGTTAAGATCGGGGATACATTGACTTCCGCTCTCCAGCCGGCGGCCGAACCGCTCCCTGGGTTCCAGGATGTCCGCCCGATGGTTTTTAGCGGCATCTATCCCGTCAATCCGGCGGACTTCGAAAAGCTCAAGGCCGCCCTACACAAGCTCCAGATCAACGACCCGGCGATCACCTTCACCCAAGAGAGTTCCGCGGCTTTGGGCTCGGGCCTGCGGTGCG from Methylacidimicrobium sp. AP8 includes:
- a CDS encoding outer membrane beta-barrel protein; the protein is MLPARAQSDPTLATTSAAVPGTAELQKALEEGGIAVQTVRPGIRLAGYLDSSFVDNFIPPNARIPTRMADDGIAGGGFNFNAVRLLLERPLDDQNRWEMGFRVDLFAGQDAASMGGPDNLAGLGVPTEAGNARNTSSFLLAEAYILLRIPVGNAIDLKIGKFVPPLGFEVMERPANLNFTYGNLYSNLIPEMVTGTEAVYRPVDWVETTLGVLDGSFNAARAGFPFFGESTNSLGSAEAYLFLASAAFDAPARNARLVASALYGPDGADPPGFGLAPSIPGSGVFVQSPLNRAAPFFLGDIWGEWIPKAARDRILLAWEATGGFYEGVAAPGADSLQASHWLGASLWARYQISSFVSFALRTDWIHASANEILPEHIGPEDIWSVTGTVGFDIWENLMVRTEFRMDWGAAIYGTPIFPTGTLLFPLSSGPAFLWAVETVYSF
- a CDS encoding transposase: MVEPVFGIIKSVMGFRAFRLRGQAKVQGEWSLVCLAYNFQRLGKLGGARNSGSLPIGSLWSLSAGRTAVAVSWFLWFPGQSVPMPHRTAAASRQILAPRSTGC
- a CDS encoding aldo/keto reductase, producing the protein MEYTSLPGLEEQVSRIGLGTWVMGGWMWGGAEEADAVAAIETAVDAGICLVDTAPVYGFGRAEEIVGKAVRNIGRDKIVLATKGGLEWNAREEIRRNSSPERLRREVDESLRRLRVDWIDLYQIHWPDARVPIEKTAETLLDLQARGKIRALGVSNYSPEQMEAWRKVAPLHTDQPPYNLFERGIEKDVLPYCRAHGIGVIAYGVLCRGLLTGKFTARHTFPPGDLRRIDPKFQGKTFGCYLAAAADLRKLAEARGFTLAQLAARWALQQPGISVVLWGARKPSQIQEAAALPSSLLSDRDLAEIDRILAQHVPEPIGPEFMAPPL
- a CDS encoding transposase, producing MQEERYLFANRLSTAQMAGNQLRLSFSALAYSLVEALRRLGLRGTDWAQAQVDILRLQLLKIGTLVRVRVRRVFLSLSSAYPILGRAS
- a CDS encoding circularly permuted type 2 ATP-grasp protein, with product MPSSFPAPAGVGDRQKNCLPGMDYGLDADFDEMVDATGRPRPPYRGLWELLETLGPEIWEERQRAAGEEFRRRGVTFAVGSGSEERIFPFDLLPRILSASEWLRLERGLIQRVTALNCFLQDIYGQARILHDRIIPADLVLGSSQFRKEMVGVAMPHGIYVMVAGPDLLRLRDGFVVLEDNLRVPSGASYMLINRRVLRRVLPSLFESAPVASIESYPALLRQALQSLRPEGARDKLAVLLTPGIHNPAYFEHTFLAQEMGIALAEGKDLAVIEGNVQLRTASGWKGVGSIYRRLNDDFLDPLAFRPESLLGVPGLFAAFRAGRVNILNAIGAGVADDKAIYPFVPLMIRYYLAEDPVLPNVETFLCERTAERNHVLANLEKLVVKEVSQAGGYGMLFGPASSIQERAAFRERILAEPRNYIAQPVLSFSHLPCWIDGRFQPRRVDLRPFVLLAPDPVVVPGGLTRVALAKGSFIVNSCQGGGSKDTWISGVGTKAGGAENAAEP
- a CDS encoding alpha-E domain-containing protein gives rise to the protein MIFRKAAYFYWLSRYLTRALDTIRLVEAYWPLCWDRENGRGEDALIRLRQALRMSLPSPNSGTAGQLFWFLDAEENPLSVRSSLGAARFNARLLREELPEEAWELLSELPADPPGSPDPDLPVAFPRTPSLPWVRGIAAFYEIARTALAQGAASDFLALGQAIEGMGNLAAALHALVQDASAGEAPPPEEQAAVLRGFCSLHAYRSMHGPFYEGESVCRSLLGSRRLPRSFAALLHAAASALERLEKQSVYALSPACDAAFALGAVLASLEKTPKERLSSLLVELPIGCNRLHQRVEQALGQPGGNAG
- the lepA gene encoding translation elongation factor 4; the encoded protein is MFSPSRIRNFCIIAHVDHGKTTLSDRLLQATGTIPERQMQDQLLDSMDLERERGITIKAHPVTMRYEAADGETYQLNLIDTPGHVDFSYEVSRSLSACEGALLVIDAAQGVQAQTVANVQLAARQNLHLIPVINKIDLPTANPASVKRQLEEVLAIPGEEAILASAKAGIGITEILEAVIRRIPPPEPFPDGIVRALVFDSVFDPYRGVVLYVRVRSGELSRGQKILLMATESVYEIKEVGIFSPKMTAQARLEAGATGYVIANMKSPLEVKIGDTLTSALQPAAEPLPGFQDVRPMVFSGIYPVNPADFEKLKAALHKLQINDPAITFTQESSAALGSGLRCGFLGLLHMEIVQERLRREHQVEILATYPSVVYRVRLTSGKTIEVDNPLRMPDPSQIDSIAEPTVRAYLLIPTERIGEILQLVLEKRGICESTESAGEDRVMLRCRIPLSEILIDFNDRLKSLTRGYGSMDYEPGPYQTEDLIRLDILVNGEPVEAFSCIVARSRAEARGRAILAKLRELIPRHLFKIALQAAVGSKILAREDIGAVGKNVTAKCYGGDITRKRKLLEKQKEGKKRMKTFGRVDIPQEAFLQILKTESGS